One window from the genome of Ananas comosus cultivar F153 linkage group 13, ASM154086v1, whole genome shotgun sequence encodes:
- the LOC109719553 gene encoding proteasome subunit alpha type-3 isoform X1 — protein sequence MSSIGTGYDLSVTTFSPDGRVFQIEYAAKAVDNSGTVIGIKCKDGVVLGVEKLISSKMMLEGSNRRIHSVHRHSGMAVAGLAADGRQIVARAKSEAASYERVYGEPIPVKELADRVASYVHLCTLYWWLRPFGCGVLLGGYDRDGPQLYMVEPSGVSYRYFGAAMGKGRQAAKTIYGLHDEAKDKAFELEMSWVCDESNRLHQKVPDNLLEEAKAAAKAALEEMDAD from the exons ATGAGCAGCATCGGCACCGGCTACGACCTCTCCGTCACCACCTTCTCCCCCGATGGCCGCGTCTTCCAGATCGAGTACGCCGCCAAAGCCGTCGACAACAGCGG GACCGTGATTGGGATCAAATGCAAGGATGGGGTAGTTTTG GGCGTGGAGAAGCTGATCTCTTCGAAGATGATGCTGGAGGGGTCGAATCGGAGGATCCATTCGGTTCACCGGCACTCTGGAATG GCTGTGGCAGGCTTAGCAGCAGATGGGAGGCAAATTGTTGCACGAGCAAAATCAGAAGCGGCAAGTTACGAAAG AGTATATGGAGAGCCAATACCTGTAAAAGAACTTGCAGATCGTGTCGCTAGTTATGTCCATCTTTGCACACTATATTGGTGGCTAAG ACCTTTTGGTTGTGGAGTTCTTCTTGGAGGTTATGACAGAGACGGGCCACAGCTTTACATGGTTGAACCTTCAGGTGTATCTTAT AGGTACTTTGGTGCTGCAATGGGGAAGGGAAGGCAAGCGGCCAAAAC AATTTATGGGCTGCATGATGAAGCAAAAGACAAGGCTTTTGAGTTGGAAATGAGCTGGGTCTGTGATGAGTCAAATCGCCTGCATCAGAAG GTTCCAGATAATCTTTTGGAGGAAGCTAAAGCCGCAGCAAAAGCCGCACTGGAGGAAATGGACGCTGATTAA
- the LOC109719553 gene encoding proteasome subunit alpha type-3 isoform X2, giving the protein MSSIGTGYDLSVTTFSPDGRVFQIEYAAKAVDNSGTVIGIKCKDGVVLGVEKLISSKMMLEGSNRRIHSVHRHSGMAVAGLAADGRQIVARAKSEAASYERVYGEPIPVKELADRVASYVHLCTLYWWLRPFGCGVLLGGYDRDGPQLYMVEPSGVSYRYFGAAMGKGRQAAKTEIEKLKLSELTCREGVIEVAKIIYGLHDEAKDKAFELEMSWVCDESNRLHQKVPDNLLEEAKAAAKAALEEMDAD; this is encoded by the exons ATGAGCAGCATCGGCACCGGCTACGACCTCTCCGTCACCACCTTCTCCCCCGATGGCCGCGTCTTCCAGATCGAGTACGCCGCCAAAGCCGTCGACAACAGCGG GACCGTGATTGGGATCAAATGCAAGGATGGGGTAGTTTTG GGCGTGGAGAAGCTGATCTCTTCGAAGATGATGCTGGAGGGGTCGAATCGGAGGATCCATTCGGTTCACCGGCACTCTGGAATG GCTGTGGCAGGCTTAGCAGCAGATGGGAGGCAAATTGTTGCACGAGCAAAATCAGAAGCGGCAAGTTACGAAAG AGTATATGGAGAGCCAATACCTGTAAAAGAACTTGCAGATCGTGTCGCTAGTTATGTCCATCTTTGCACACTATATTGGTGGCTAAG ACCTTTTGGTTGTGGAGTTCTTCTTGGAGGTTATGACAGAGACGGGCCACAGCTTTACATGGTTGAACCTTCAGGTGTATCTTAT AGGTACTTTGGTGCTGCAATGGGGAAGGGAAGGCAAGCGGCCAAAAC AGAGATAGAGAAGCTGAAGCTTTCTGAACTAACATGCAGGGAAGGAGTTATTGAAGTTGCTAAGAT AATTTATGGGCTGCATGATGAAGCAAAAGACAAGGCTTTTGAGTTGGAAATGAGCTGGGTCTGTGATGAGTCAAATCGCCTGCATCAGAAG GTTCCAGATAATCTTTTGGAGGAAGCTAAAGCCGCAGCAAAAGCCGCACTGGAGGAAATGGACGCTGATTAA